The genomic interval tgaaatgTTATGCATATTTTCATCGTGAATGACAAAGCGAGTCAAAAGGTTATTGACCTGTTTTGGTCATTTCTCCGAGTGCCTTTGttctaattataatttattcttattttaaattacttcttTGTCTTTTTACATAATTGTTTATCAACAATTTGTCAATGCagtgattttaaattaaaactcgCGATTATTTACGGAAATTAGTCTCTCCATTGACTTTTTATGTCTCCGTTCAGAAACTCATAATATCTTAAAAAACACCGATCACACAATAATCACTTTTACTATTGGTCCTACATTATAATTGTAAACATATCTAACTACTAGCATTCTTCAATCATTTTGTGAGCATTTAAAGTTGTTTTGTGTTAAATGTGAATTAAATttagtataaaacaaatactGTGAATATGAAACAGTGTTTCTGAACGACCGGAAGTTCTTGTTGCCATGACAGCTATTCAAAAGCTGTCAACGACGTCGTAAACAAAAgcgtataattttgttatttacacGCAAAAAATGTCGGATAAAACGAAATCTTTCGCCGCCCCGCCGCCGAAAACATCTAAAACGAAGCGTCCGACAACAGTCAGCGTTTCTGCATCGTCATCGCGAACTCGTGTGCCACAAACTGCCGTGAAGGAAAAACCCCTTTCGCGCCCTAGAACAACCAAAAATACAACGATTTTGGGTGATGGAGACACTACAATGCTCAAACAAGATGCAGTATTACCTCAGTTCGATGTTGAACAGCGGCAGATCGCGTATGGAAAGTTTATGCGAGCCATGTTGGAAGAATGTTTGGTTGACGAGAAGATTGAACGAGAAGAGACGCAAATGGACATTCAGATGGGACTGCTAGCTGATAGGTTCCAGAAAACCATAGACCACCTCGATAAGACCAACAGGAGGCTGAAGGATATCAACTttgttacagaacaaaaaaggTAAATACTTTCTTCATATACTTCGTTTATTCCATATTTTAGTAGCAGATTTCAGTGTTTCTCGCAACTAATCTAGCTATTCTCCTTGCGAAATTCTCTAACCACGCATAGGTGAGCACTATAttcaataaacttttttgtttggttAAATTTGCCCAgagaaggagcaggcaaaggaaCACAGCCATACAGCCTTGTCAAACCTTCAATAGACTAAATGTTATATACAGAAACAATGATGTGGCTCAGGGTGGCAATATATACATGACTGACAAGTAGTGGGCTAGGTAAGAATAGTCTGTTGTGTTCACTGATTTGCCGTTCCTgtcaatgtacccactttggacaTGTTCCTGGCAGTTAAACGGAGCAAACTTATGTAGAAAGAGCTTTATTTCCTAACTTTAATGCAGATACAAGACCAgattacaagaaagaacaatttgaaaaaggaaagcagccagtgtctttactattaaaagagtttttacaatggAAACATTTCCAGGAAGAGCACATCACTGGTTGTCCTGTGGCTGTGacaaatttcctttttttacatCATTCACTTCAAACTATGGGTCCTTATTAGTCTGTAACAATTAACAACTTATTGCAAATTAGTATCAGAAacaaatttttaatattttctatattaaTTTCAGGTTGATAGACCTAAAGAACAACCACTGTGATGATTTCTACAACCTCACAAAGAACTCGAACGCACAGGAACTTGTATTCAACTTGAACGCAAAAGAGCAGGCGTCACTAGACAAGCTACATACTAAGAACGTAGACTTCGGTTACACCAAAGAATCTGGACACAAACAACTGCTGGATGCCGTGAACGATGCCATCGAAGGcttggaacagattaaaaaacACTCCAAGTTAGATATGAGCAAGTTTAAAGAGTACGAAAGATCGGAACGGAGTCTCGATGACTTAGAAAAGGACCGTTTCGACTTAGATGCTCTCAAAGCGGACTTTGAAACAAAGTTTCCGGAGTTCAGTGAGCGTTTACTAAAAGAGGCTTCAGAGAGAATAGCGAAAATGTTTGGAAACGAAGaaattgatgacgatgatgattgattttttttttagttattttgtgTATTCGTTATatcagtggcagccctagcaaaatatttaggtggtgcgagacctcattTTTCCATtaatttacggccaccgaaatttcatcatcatcatcagcccattaacgtccccactgctggggcacgggccttccctatggatggatagggagatcgggccttaaaccacgacgcgggcccactgcggattgatggttattaacgactgctaatgcagccgggaccaacgccttaacgtgccttccgaagcatggaggagctcgagatgaaaacttttttttgtggtcacccatcctatgaccggcctttgcgaaagttgcttaacctcaacaatctttagaccgagcgcgtttaccgctgcgctaccgagctcctcaccgaaatttacctatttaattttttttaaatgtcgttTACAGCCACctggtatgagttttatgtggccgcaatctatcCCGATAAAGTTCTAGTTTGtggccagggtggaccagtctttttttattttagcccATATTTCGGCGCCCGAATTCGCACGCGCCCTAGGTCCGCCActgcattttattttgttaggtCTGTTTATTGTTGTAAATATTGTGCTTCGAAAGTTTAAAAttgcataataaattattatacattaattggtcttttttttattacgttaTAT from Pectinophora gossypiella chromosome 29, ilPecGoss1.1, whole genome shotgun sequence carries:
- the LOC126379576 gene encoding uncharacterized protein LOC126379576, producing MSDKTKSFAAPPPKTSKTKRPTTVSVSASSSRTRVPQTAVKEKPLSRPRTTKNTTILGDGDTTMLKQDAVLPQFDVEQRQIAYGKFMRAMLEECLVDEKIEREETQMDIQMGLLADRFQKTIDHLDKTNRRLKDINFVTEQKRLIDLKNNHCDDFYNLTKNSNAQELVFNLNAKEQASLDKLHTKNVDFGYTKESGHKQLLDAVNDAIEGLEQIKKHSKLDMSKFKEYERSERSLDDLEKDRFDLDALKADFETKFPEFSERLLKEASERIAKMFGNEEIDDDDD